One Romboutsia sp. 13368 genomic window carries:
- a CDS encoding GIY-YIG nuclease family protein, with amino-acid sequence MYFTYIIRCKDDSLYTGYTTDINRRMKEHESGINCKYTKVKGFKKLEAYFIANSKSNAMKLEYYIKKLTRNKKLWIIKNPEEFLSTLENNENYTIPSNIG; translated from the coding sequence ATGTATTTTACATATATAATAAGATGCAAAGATGATTCTTTATATACAGGATATACTACAGATATAAATAGACGTATGAAAGAACATGAAAGTGGTATAAACTGCAAATATACAAAGGTTAAAGGATTTAAAAAATTAGAAGCTTATTTTATAGCTAATTCTAAAAGTAATGCTATGAAATTAGAATACTATATAAAGAAGTTAACTAGAAATAAAAAGCTATGGATTATCAAAAATCCAGAAGAGTTTCTATCTACATTAGAAAATAATGAAAACTATACGATACCCAGTAATATAGGATAA